The genomic DNA CCTGAACGTGACACGCCCCAGCGCGTGCAGGAATATGTGGATCATTTCAGCGCGTCGTTCATTGGCTTGAGCGGCGACGAGTCTGAGCTGGCAACCGTTTGGAGCGATTATGGTATTTTCCGCGAAGTCATGGACAGCGAATCGGCCACCGGGTATCTCGTCAACCATACGGCGCGCATCTTGCTCATCGACCGCAACGGCAACCTGCGCCTCTCTTTTCCGTACGACGCGCCGGTGGAGGATATCATCCACGATTTGAAACTGGTCTTGGAAA from Candidatus Defluviilinea gracilis includes the following:
- a CDS encoding SCO family protein, encoding MPNHARGWRNSPSRGLKPTSATDQGGVRYRRPERDTPQRVQEYVDHFSASFIGLSGDESELATVWSDYGIFREVMDSESATGYLVNHTARILLIDRNGNLRLSFPYDAPVEDIIHDLKLVLER